DNA from Ensifer canadensis:
AAATCTCCTCAAGCCCCGCCACCATGCGCAGCGTCGTCGATTTGGCGCAGCCCGACGGGCCGACGAAAACCATGAACTCGCCGTCGTTGATGTCGAGATTGATGCCATGGACCGCCTTGAAGGCGTTGCCATAGACCTTTTCGAGATTTTTCAGTTGAACCTTAGCCATGTTCAGCCCTTGATCCCCCGGAGGAGATCCCTTCAATGAAGTAACGTTGCGCAGCGAAGAACACGATCAGCGCAGGGGCGATCGTGAGCACCGACATCGCGAGGATGCGGTTCCATTCGAAAGCTTCGGTCGTGTCGATCGAAAGCTTGAGGGCGAGGCTGACCGGATACTTGTCCACCGAGGACAGATAGATCAGCGGCCCGAGGAAATCGTTCATGGTCCACATGAACTGGAACAGGCACACCGAAATCAGTGCCGGGGCGAGCATCGGGACCACGATATAGATCAGCGTCTGGATGCTATTGGCACCATCCACCCGTGCCGCCTCCTCCATGTCTGTTGGCAATGAGCGCAGGAATTGCACCAACATGAAAACGAAGAAGGCGTCGCCAGCGAGTGCCGACGGCACCCAGAGCGGCAGAAAACTGTCGAGCCAGCCAAGATCACGGAACAGGAGATATTGAGGAATGCGGGTAACGACATTGGGCAACAGCAGGATTGCGATGACCGAGCCGAAGAGGATCTTCTTGAACGGGAAATCGAACCGGGCGAACGCATAGGCCGCCAAGGTGCAGGAGATGGCCGTCCCGATCACCTTTGGCAGGATGATCAGGAAGGAATTCCAGAAGAACCGGCCGAACGTATAGGGTGTCGATGTCTGCCAGCCCTTGATGTAACCTTCGGCAGTCGGGTTCTCCGGCAGGAAGCCCGCACCTGCGAAGATTTCGGAATTTGTCTTGAAGCTCGCGCCAACCAGCCAGATGAGCGGATAGAGCATGACGAAGCCGACTGCAAAGAGCAGGACATAACGGACCGCCGTCGAGACGAGACGTAGCCTTGCCCTGCGGGCGGCCTGGAGATCGTTGAAGGTTGCAAGATCGGTCATTTGCGGTCAGCTCCTCTTGTCGCCTGCGTAAAAGACCCATTTCTTCGATGACCAGAAGGCAACGAGGGTCAGGGCGGTGACGATGGTGAAGAGCACCCATGCTATGGCCGAGGCATAGCCCATGTTGAACTTCTTGAAGGCCTCGTCGTAGATGTAGAGCGGCAGCAGATACGTCGCCTTCAGCGGACCACCCTGCGTGATGATGTAAGGTCCGTTGAACTCCTGGAAGGCTTGAACCATCTGCATGATGAGGTTGAAGAAAATGACGGGAGTCAGCAGTGGCAACGTGATGAAGAAGAAGGTGCGCACCTTGCCCGCGCCGTCGATGGCTGCTGCCTCGTAAAGCGACTTGTCTATCGACTGCAGGGCGGCGAGGAAGATCACCATGGCTGATCCGAACTGCCAGCATCGCAATAGCGTAATCGTGAACAGCGCGTTCGTCGGATCACCAAACCAGTCAATCGGAGAAAAACCGACCGTCGTCAGCGCCATGTTGGCAAGTCCCTCCGTGGCGAAGATGTAGCGCCACAGGACGGCAATGGCGATCGAGCCGCCGAGGATGGAGGGAACGTAGAAGGCGGTTCGAAAGAGACCGATGAACATCAGCTTGTAATTTAGGATCGCGGCGATGAAGAGCGCGAAGGCAAGCTTCAACGGTACCGTCAGGAACACATAAAGCAGTGTGACGTTCAGCGACTTCGTGAAGGTGCGATCGCGTGTGAAGAGCCGTTCATAATTGGCAATCCCCGTCCACCGAGGTTCGCTCATAAGGTCATAGCTGGTAAAGCTCAGGTACAGCGACCCGATGAAAGGGATCGCCGTGAAGACCAGAAGACCAATGATATACGGGGCGAGATAGCCCAGCCCCATAAGGCGCTGCATCTTCATGACATCCCTCCCGGGCAGCCCTTGAGCGCAGCCTGCATAGATGCAATTTTGTACAAATCTGGCTCCCAATTCGGTGCAGGAAGAATGGGCGGAACGCCACGTTTCTATACCACGAACCGATCTCCTCCCCAGAAGACACGGTTTATTCGGTGACATTGGGCTATTTTCAGATCAGAATGAATTCACAAAGGGAAGGAAAAAGATGGACGAAATCGAAGGTGGCATTCTATCGGCGATTCCCGCCGCGGCGTTGACGCTCAACCTGACGCGCGCGGCGATCCGCATGGAGCATTCGCAAACCTGGCGGATCGACAAATCCAATCCGGTCGACGATCTCGTCATTTGCCTTGAGGGCCGCGGTCATTATCTGATCGACGGCGAACCACGTGTGATGGAGCGGGGCGACGCCATGCTGATCAGCGGCGGCCAACACTTCATCGGCTGGAATGAAGGGCGCGAAACCTATATCGGCGTGGCGCAGCACTTTACGCTCGACATCTATGGTCGTCACAATCTCATCGAGCAGATGCAACTGAGGCCCAAACTGCATCTGAGCCGCTGGCCGTTTCTGGAACCGATTGCCCGTCACTATCGTCAGAGCGCGCCCCCTTCCTCGGTATCGCTCGGCCAGCACCATCTTTTCATGGTCCTTCTCATCGCCTTCATCGAGGATGCGTTTCTCGGGTGGCGCGACCACGCGACCTACCAGCCGGAGGGCGCGGATGCGATTGACCTTGCGGTGATGAAGGCAGCAACGATGATCTCGGCCAACCCGCTCGAAAACGACATCGCCGTGAGGGCGGTCGATGCTGCACCCTACAACTACGATTATTTTCTGCGCGAATTCCAGAAGCGCGTGGGTCGCACGCCACGCAAATACCAGGAGCTCAAGCGAATGGAGCGCGCGATGCATTTTCTGGAAGGAGGGCTCTCGGTTGCGGCTGCGGCTGCGGAGGTCGGCTATGCAGACCCCTATTATTTCTCGCGCATGTTCAAGCGCACACTTGGGCTCAGCCCCCGCGACCACCTGAACAAGGTTCATCAGAGCCGCCATGGCGACTTGATGCAACTCGACGAACCGGAGCAGGAAATCCGCCTTGCAACCGCCCGCACGATCGAGAAGCGATAAACGGACGATCGAAATTATGAAGCTAGCGGGCCAGGACCCCTTAGATCCATGGGAGTCAGCCTAGTTCACGGGCACGCTGCGTCTAAAGCGCCGCTTTGCAAACGCGGTACGCGTGGCTCCCTGGAAGACTGCGCTCGTTCGTTTCAAGATTGGAGCATCTTGAATTCGACGAGGGCATCACGATTGATCTCGATCCCCAGACCTGGACCATCTGGAATAGCGACGACGCCATTGACCGCCTCCAGTGGTGTCTTAAGCACCGCCTGTCGGAATGGATTCTCCGTTCGGTCGAATTCCAGGATCGGCTCGATCGGATTGGCGCGGACCGGATCGGGCACCATCGCTGCCATGAATTGCAGTGCCGCGGCGATCTGCACGCCTGTCCCCCAGACATGTGGCACGACGCGGATACCATGAAGTGTCGCCAGGCTTGCGATCTTCTGCGCTTCGGAAAAGCCGCCGCAGCCGCAGAGATCGGGCTGGAGAATGTCGACCGCACGGGCATCCAGCGCCTGCCACATGCCGAACCTTGTATGCCAGGTCTCGCCACCCGCAACGGGGATCGGTTGACATGTGCGAACCTCCAGGTAGGCCGACAGCTGTTCGGGCACCACCGGCTCCTCGAACCAGTCGATATCATACTCCGCTGCTGCTTTGCCGAGCCGGATCGCTTCGGTGACGGTGTAACCGTGATTGGCGTCGATCATCAGGCGCATTTCGGAGCCTATCGCCTCGCGAACAGCGCGGATGACGCGTAGATCCTCGTCGACGCCAAAACCAATTTTAATCTTGCAGGCGTGGAACCCCTGTGTGCGGCGCTCCGCCATTTCGTTGGCGTTGTCTGCAACCCGATCGACGCCGTCGCGCTTGAAGCTACCCGTGGCATAGGCGCGCACGCTTTGCCGCCAGCGTCCACCAAGCAGCATGGAGATCGAGGCGCCGTAGTGCTTGCCTTTGATGTCCCACAACGCGATGTCGATGCCCGACAGTGCGGTGACGGTGAGACCACGCTGTCCCTGATCGCGCAGTGCATTGTAGAGCACGGCCCAGATTTTCTCGGTTGAGCGCGGGTCCTGACCGATCAGCCAGGGCGAAAAGGCTGCGACCACCGCCGCGTTGGGTTTTGCCGGACCGAGACATTCGCCCCAGCCGATCGTTCCATCATCGCATTCTATCTCCACCAGGACGTGAGCACGGCGGTCAAAGCGCATCGAGGCGCTTTCGAACGGCGTGTCTAGCCGGTGTTCCAAGAGATGCGTGCGAACGGCGGTGATCTTCATGCATTCCTCCGGAAGTCGCGGTATCAGACCTTGCGTTTCTGCCCGCCGATGAGCTTGTCGAGCATGCCCAGTTCCTCATCCGTCAGGTCCACCAGCGGCGCGCGCACCGGTCCGGCGTCGAAGCCCTGTAGCCGCACGCCGGCCTTGATCGCCGAGACGGCGTAGCCCTTCACCCGGTTGCGGATCGCCATGAACGGATAGAAGAAATCCACCAGGATGCGCTCGCAAGTAGAGCGGTCGCCGGCGCGCAGTGCCACGTAGAACTCGTTGGCAAGGCCCGGTACGAAGTTGAACACGGCGGATGAATAGGTCGTGACGCCGGCGCCGAGATAGGCTTCGGCAAAAAGTTCGGCCGTCGGCATGCCGCCCAGATACATCAGGCGATCGCCCATCTTTGCGGTAACCTGGCGCAGAAGCCCGATGTCACCCGTGCCGTCCTTGAAGCCGATCAGGTTCGGGCATTCGTCGCACAGCCGGGCAAGCGTATCGGCCTGCAGCACCGAATTGTCACGGTTATAGACCATGACGCCGATACCGACCGACTGGCAGACTTTCTTAATGTGGGCATAGAGCCCTTCCTGAGGCGCATCGATAAGATAGTGCGGCAGTAGCAGGATGCCGTCGGCCCCAGCCTTCTCGACCGATCGGGCGATATCGACAGCGATTTCGGTGCCGTAGCCACAACCCGACACGATGGCGGTTTCGCCTGCAGCCTCCTTGGCGGATGCGACGATGCCTGGGATTTCATCTGGCCGCAACGAGAAGAACTCCCCCGTGCCACCGGCTGCGAAAAGCACCGGGGCCTTGTAACCCGCGAGCCACTCGACATGCGCCTTGTAGCTTTCTGGCGCAAAGCGGCCTTGCGCATCGAAATGCGTGACCGGGAAGGAAAGAAGGCCGGAGCCAAGAGCAACCTTGATTTGTTCGGGGGTCATTTCAGTATTCCTCTGTGCATTCAACTGACCGTAGCCATAGCTAGACATCATACATATGTCAATTAGTCATCATACAAGTTAAATGACAAATTGCCACGAGCCGACGATTAACGCGCCAACCAGCCGCCGTCGACATTGAGGACCGCACCGTGGACGTAATTCGCCGCTGGCGAGGAGAGGAAGACCACCGCCCCTGCGATGTCCTCGGGGCGACCCCAACGATTGGCAGGGATGCGATCGAGGATTGCCTTGTTGCGGGCGGCATCGGCGCGTAGCGCCTCGGTATTGTTGGTCTCAATGTAGCCGGGGGCAACTGCGTTTACATTGATGCCCTTCGCCGCCCATTCGTTGGCAAGCAATTTGGTGAGACCGGCGACGCCGTGTTTTGCGGCCGTGTAGGAGGGAACGCGGATACCGCCCTGGAAGGAAAGAAGCGAAGCGATATTGACCACGTTTCCAGACCGCTCCTTGGCCAACAACTCCTTTGCGAACGCCTGGGTCGTGAAAAACAATGCCTTCAGGTTCACATCGACGACCGCGTCCCAATCCTCCTCGGTGAAATCGACCGCATCCGCCCGTCGGATGATGCCGGCGTTGTTGACGAGGATATCGATGTCCCGACCGACAAATATGTCTCGTGCCGCCATGGGATCCTTGAAGTCGAGCTGCATGCCGCTCGCCTTGCCGCCGGCCCTGCCAATTAAATCCAGAGTTTCGTCGGGCGAGCGGCGGGCCGCGCAGATAACCTCGGCGCCTGCGGCAGCAAGTCCTGCCGCAATCGCTTGACCAAGTCCGGTATTCGATCCCGTGACAAGAGCTTTACGCCCTTGAAGCGAAAAGGAATTTATCATTTCAGATCCTCCGGCTGGATGAAGTCCATGTCGGTATAGTCGACGTTGTCGCCAGCCATGGCCCAGATGAATGTGTAAGAGCCGATGCCCGCGCCGGAGTGGATGGACCAGGGTGGGGAAAGCGCGCCTTGCTCATTCGAAATGAACAGGTGGCGGGTCTCCTGGGGCTCGCCCATCAGATGAAGCACCCGGGATTTTTGATCCATACCAAAATAGAGATAGGCCTCCATGCGACGGTCATGGATATGCGAAGGGATGGTGTTCCAGACGGAACCGTCCTCCAACGTGGTATAGCCGAGCACCAGTTGGCAGCTTTCCATCACGAGCGGATGGATGAACTGATTGATGGTGCGCTTGTTGGAGGTTTCCGATGCGCCCATCTTCACTTCCTTGCTTTCGGCGGCCGTGATGAGGCGCGCCGGCAGGCTGCGATGAGCCGGGCAGGACGTGATATAGAACCGGCCCTTGCCAGCAAAGGTGACCGCCCCCGATCCGGCACCGAGATAAAGCACATCGCCCCGGTTCAAGGTATAGGTCTGCGCGCCGGCGGCGACAGTACCGGTCTCGCCAATGTTGACGATGCCCATTTCACGGCGATCGAGAAACAGCGGGGTCTTCGTTTCCTCCACCTTGTCAAGCGTTAGGGGCGCATCACCCGGCACCGCTCCACCCATCACGAAACGATCGTAGTGGGTGTAGACCAGTCGGATCTCTCCGACCCTGAACATATCCTCGGCCAAGAAATGCTTCCGAAGTCCGGATGTATCGAGTGTTTTGGCGTATTCCGGGTTGACCGCCTGCCTTGTTTCAACAGTCAGCATAAATTCCTCCTTCAAGTTGTCGACAACATATAATATGTGTTACCGTTATTGTATGATATGTCATCGGAGGTCAAGGTGCCCGCAGGAATGACGCGAGACCGAATGTGGTTTCGAGTGAAACGATGGCAGCTTTTTCGGGCACGAAGACCGCTAGAAGGTTGAGGCTCTGCCGGTTCACGCCATTGGCAGGTCGAAATGGCTGCGGTGCCGTGCCTGGCAATGCGGCAATGCGCAAAGGAATACCCCAAATGAGACGCCTTTTGATCACCGGCGCGGCGGGCCAGCTGGGCCGGGTCATGCGCAAACGGCTTGCGCCTCTCGCCGATACAATTCGCCTTGCGGATCTTGCTCGGCTTGACCCGCCCGAGCGCGATGAGGAGTGCATGTCCTGCGATCTTTCTGACGCAGCAGCAGTCCATGAGATGGTCGCCGGCTGCGACGGCATCGTCCACCTTGGCGGCGTTTCCGTCGAACGGCCCTTCGACCAGATCCTTGGCGGCAATATTGTCGGCCTCTACAACCTTTATGAAGCTGCACGCGCTCACGGTCAGCCGCGCATCGTCTTTGCGAGTTCCAACCACACGATCGGCTACTATCCGCAGACCGAACGGCTCGGGCCAGACGCCCCATACCGCCCGGACGGACTCTATGGGGTCTCCAAATGCTTCGGCGAGGCCCTCGCTCGCCTGTACTTCGACAAATTTGGCCAAGAAACCGCCCTGGTACGCATCGGCTCCTGTACGCCCGAGCCAACGAACTATCGAATGCTGTCGACCTGGTTCTCGCACGACGATTTCGCTTCGATGATCGAGGCAATTTTCCGCGTGTCGACCCTTGGCTGCCCGGTCATCTGGGGCAGCTCGGCCAACGACGCCGGCTGGTGGGACAACTCGCATCTTGGCTGGCTGGGCTGGAAGCCCAAAGACAATGCCGAGGCCCATCGCATCCACATTGAGGCCCTCACCCCGAGACCCGACCCCAGCGACCCGACGTCCCGCTTCCAGGGCGGCGACTTCGTAAACAATCCGATATTCAAGGAGTAAGACATGACCTATGAGCCACATGGCAAACACCTGATCGCCGGCGAATGGCGCGCAGCGCAGATCAAATTCCGCAGCGAGCCCGCCCACGGCGATGCCTTTGACTTTTCCGTCGGCACCGTCGAACTGGTGAACACGGCGGCCGAATCCGCCGAGGAAGCCTTCTGGTCCTACGGTTATTCGTCCCGCGAGACGCGCGCTGCCTTCCTCGACACCATTGCCGACGAAATCGAGGTCCGTGGCGCCAAGATCACTGAGATCGGCGCCTCGGAAACCGGCTTGCCCGCCGCCCGCCTCGAAGGCGAGCGCGGCCGCACCACCGGTCAGCTGCGCCTCTTCGCTTCCCACATCCGCAAGGGCGAACATCTGGACAGGCGCCATGACGAGGCGCTGCCGAACCGCACCCCCCTGCCCCGACCGGATATTCGTTTGATGCAGCGCCCAATCGGCCCGGTCGCCGTGTTCGGCGCTTCCAACTTCCCGCTTGCCTTCTCGACGATGGGCGGCGACACCGCCTCTGCGCTTGCCGCCGGGTGTCCGGTCATCGTCAAGGGTCACTCCGCCCATCCCGGCACAAGTGAGATCGTGGCGGAAGCCGCCGATGCCGCCATCAGGAGACTTGGCCTCCACCCGGGCGTCTTCTCTTTGATCCAAGGCGGTCGTCGCGATGTCGGCACCGCACTCGTCACGCATCCGCTCGTCAAAGCGGTCGGCTTTACCGGTTCGCTTGCCGGCGGTCGCGCTCTCTTCGATCTCTGCGTCTCACGTCCCGAACCCATTCCCTTCTTCGGCGAACTGGGCTCGGTGAACCCGATGTTCATCCTGCCGGAAGCGCTGAAAGCCCGCGGCGCGGAAATCGCAAAAGGGTGGGCGAGTTCGCTGACGATCGGCGCCGGGCAATTCTGCACCAATCCGGGCATCGCCATTATCCTTTCCGATCAGGTCGACACGTTCGCCGAAGCGACCCGTTCCGCGCTCTCAGGGGTTGGTCCGCAGGTGATGCTGAATGACGGCATGGCCAAAGCCTATCGCGAGGGAAGCATGCGCATCGCTGCCGGTGCCGGTGTGCGCGCGGTCTTGACCACCACCTGCGACCAGCGCGACGCCACACCCTTCCTCTTCCGCGTTTCCGCCGAGGACTGGCTCTCCAACCATCTACTTTCCGAAGAAGTGTTTGGTCCGCTCGGCCTTATTGTGACGGTCGAGACTATCGAGGAGATGATTGCCGTAGCAAAGAGCTTCAATGGCCAGCTTACCGCCACGTTGCATCTTGATGCGGGCGACACGCAAGTTGCACGCAGCCTGTTGGCGATCCTGGAGCGCAAGGCGGGGCGTGTTCTGGCAAATGGTTACCCGACCGGGGTCGAAGTCTGCGATGCCATGGTCCACGGCGGCCCCTATCCGGCATCCACAAACTTCGGCGCAACGTCCGTTGGAACCCTTTCCATCCGAAGGTTCCTCAGGCCCGTCTGCTACCAGAACCTGCCTGAGGAGCTGCAGCCGGACGACCTCAAATCGATCTAGGCACGGATTGCGCCGTTGTGGGGCAATGGCGTATCCACAATCAACGGCGGATTCCCGCCTTATTCACCGAATGGCGGCACGCATGACGAAAGTGACCACCCACGAACCGGCTCCGCTGCCAACCACGACGCTGGTGGTCAAGGTTGCAGACGCGCTTCGCGCACGAATGTCCAAGGGTCATCACAAGCCGGGTGATCGGCTGCCCTCCGAAGCCCAACTGACGCAGGAATTCGGCGTCAGCCGCACGGTCGTGCGCGAAGCAATTGCAGCACTTCGTTCCGACGGACTGGTGGAGCCACGCCAAGGAGCGGGCGTCTTTGTTCTCGATCCAACGCTTGCCACCCGCCGTCCGTTTCAAAACGTCGATCTGGCGCGCGTATCTTCGCTGATCGAGATGCTCGAACTTCGCACCGCCGTAGAAGGAGATGCTGCAGCCCTTGCCGCGCTTCGCCGCTCGCCCGGACAGGAGGAAAAGATCATCGAGGCCCTCGATGCTTTCCGCACGAGTTCCGCGGAGGGCCGACCGAGCGCAGAGACCGATTTTGCCTTCCACCTCGCGATTGCTCAGGCCACCAACAACCCGCGCTTCGCAGAATTCCTGCAGATGCTCGGTCCAACGCTTATTCCGCGCCGGGCGGTGACCGAGAACGGCGTGGAGACGGCGCTGCCCTTGGCCGATATCGAGCGGCTCGTGGACGAACATGAAGCGATCCTCGTCGCCATTCAAAATGGCGACGAAACACTGGCTCGCTCAGCCATGCGCGCTCACCTGAAGAACAGTCAGGCGCGGTACCGCGCCATGCTACGAGTGCTTCGCTGAGGTACAGGTTTAGACAGCCTGCCCTTGCATTCGGACAGATAACCGATAACATGCCAGACAGGTTCAATGCAGGTGAAGCAGCAATGGAAGCCCAAAACAATCACGCGAGAGGCACGTCGCTGGCGGCAAAGATCAGCGCCGATCTGCGTCGCGACCTGACCGAAGGCGTCTTCCAGCCCGGCGACCGGCTTCCGAGCGAAAGTGCGCTCACACGCGAATATTCCGTGAGCCGCACCGTAGTGCGCGAAGCAATTGCAATCCTTCGCGCCGACGGCCTGGTGGAAGCGCGCAAGGGCGCCGGCATCTTCGCGCTGCAGACGCTCGAAGACAAGAAACAACCATTCAAGGACCTGACCACCGAGCGAATTTCCTCGGTCATAGAGCTTTTGGAGCTTAGGACAGTCTTTGAGGTGGAGTCCGCCGGGCTTGCGGCCTCGCGCCGTTCTGCTGCACAGATCGAGGCGATCCTCGAGGCCCATCACCACGTTGGCGAATGCCTCGCCACCGGGAGCCCCACCCGTGACGCCGATTTCGAACTGCATCTCGCCATCGCGGAGGCTACGCAGAACCGTCGCTTTCCCGAATTCCTGCAGCTCATCCGGTCCGGCATCATTCCTCGAGGCGAACTGCAAGGCTCCGCTCCCGGCTCGCGCCCGAAGGACTATAACCTTCACCTTCAGGAAGAGCACGGCCTGATCGTGGATGCCATTATCGAAGGCAATAGCGACACTGCGCGCGAGCGCATGCGCGCCCATCTTCGCGGCAGCCTGGATCGCTACAAGGTATT
Protein-coding regions in this window:
- a CDS encoding NAD-dependent epimerase/dehydratase family protein, which codes for MRRLLITGAAGQLGRVMRKRLAPLADTIRLADLARLDPPERDEECMSCDLSDAAAVHEMVAGCDGIVHLGGVSVERPFDQILGGNIVGLYNLYEAARAHGQPRIVFASSNHTIGYYPQTERLGPDAPYRPDGLYGVSKCFGEALARLYFDKFGQETALVRIGSCTPEPTNYRMLSTWFSHDDFASMIEAIFRVSTLGCPVIWGSSANDAGWWDNSHLGWLGWKPKDNAEAHRIHIEALTPRPDPSDPTSRFQGGDFVNNPIFKE
- a CDS encoding carbohydrate ABC transporter permease gives rise to the protein MKMQRLMGLGYLAPYIIGLLVFTAIPFIGSLYLSFTSYDLMSEPRWTGIANYERLFTRDRTFTKSLNVTLLYVFLTVPLKLAFALFIAAILNYKLMFIGLFRTAFYVPSILGGSIAIAVLWRYIFATEGLANMALTTVGFSPIDWFGDPTNALFTITLLRCWQFGSAMVIFLAALQSIDKSLYEAAAIDGAGKVRTFFFITLPLLTPVIFFNLIMQMVQAFQEFNGPYIITQGGPLKATYLLPLYIYDEAFKKFNMGYASAIAWVLFTIVTALTLVAFWSSKKWVFYAGDKRS
- the kdgD gene encoding 5-dehydro-4-deoxyglucarate dehydratase; this encodes MTPEQIKVALGSGLLSFPVTHFDAQGRFAPESYKAHVEWLAGYKAPVLFAAGGTGEFFSLRPDEIPGIVASAKEAAGETAIVSGCGYGTEIAVDIARSVEKAGADGILLLPHYLIDAPQEGLYAHIKKVCQSVGIGVMVYNRDNSVLQADTLARLCDECPNLIGFKDGTGDIGLLRQVTAKMGDRLMYLGGMPTAELFAEAYLGAGVTTYSSAVFNFVPGLANEFYVALRAGDRSTCERILVDFFYPFMAIRNRVKGYAVSAIKAGVRLQGFDAGPVRAPLVDLTDEELGMLDKLIGGQKRKV
- the kduI gene encoding 5-dehydro-4-deoxy-D-glucuronate isomerase; translated protein: MLTVETRQAVNPEYAKTLDTSGLRKHFLAEDMFRVGEIRLVYTHYDRFVMGGAVPGDAPLTLDKVEETKTPLFLDRREMGIVNIGETGTVAAGAQTYTLNRGDVLYLGAGSGAVTFAGKGRFYITSCPAHRSLPARLITAAESKEVKMGASETSNKRTINQFIHPLVMESCQLVLGYTTLEDGSVWNTIPSHIHDRRMEAYLYFGMDQKSRVLHLMGEPQETRHLFISNEQGALSPPWSIHSGAGIGSYTFIWAMAGDNVDYTDMDFIQPEDLK
- a CDS encoding mandelate racemase/muconate lactonizing enzyme family protein, whose translation is MKITAVRTHLLEHRLDTPFESASMRFDRRAHVLVEIECDDGTIGWGECLGPAKPNAAVVAAFSPWLIGQDPRSTEKIWAVLYNALRDQGQRGLTVTALSGIDIALWDIKGKHYGASISMLLGGRWRQSVRAYATGSFKRDGVDRVADNANEMAERRTQGFHACKIKIGFGVDEDLRVIRAVREAIGSEMRLMIDANHGYTVTEAIRLGKAAAEYDIDWFEEPVVPEQLSAYLEVRTCQPIPVAGGETWHTRFGMWQALDARAVDILQPDLCGCGGFSEAQKIASLATLHGIRVVPHVWGTGVQIAAALQFMAAMVPDPVRANPIEPILEFDRTENPFRQAVLKTPLEAVNGVVAIPDGPGLGIEINRDALVEFKMLQS
- a CDS encoding carbohydrate ABC transporter permease, which encodes MTDLATFNDLQAARRARLRLVSTAVRYVLLFAVGFVMLYPLIWLVGASFKTNSEIFAGAGFLPENPTAEGYIKGWQTSTPYTFGRFFWNSFLIILPKVIGTAISCTLAAYAFARFDFPFKKILFGSVIAILLLPNVVTRIPQYLLFRDLGWLDSFLPLWVPSALAGDAFFVFMLVQFLRSLPTDMEEAARVDGANSIQTLIYIVVPMLAPALISVCLFQFMWTMNDFLGPLIYLSSVDKYPVSLALKLSIDTTEAFEWNRILAMSVLTIAPALIVFFAAQRYFIEGISSGGSRAEHG
- a CDS encoding FadR/GntR family transcriptional regulator, which encodes MEAQNNHARGTSLAAKISADLRRDLTEGVFQPGDRLPSESALTREYSVSRTVVREAIAILRADGLVEARKGAGIFALQTLEDKKQPFKDLTTERISSVIELLELRTVFEVESAGLAASRRSAAQIEAILEAHHHVGECLATGSPTRDADFELHLAIAEATQNRRFPEFLQLIRSGIIPRGELQGSAPGSRPKDYNLHLQEEHGLIVDAIIEGNSDTARERMRAHLRGSLDRYKVLLRSRTLAPEEVNLS
- a CDS encoding FadR/GntR family transcriptional regulator; the protein is MTKVTTHEPAPLPTTTLVVKVADALRARMSKGHHKPGDRLPSEAQLTQEFGVSRTVVREAIAALRSDGLVEPRQGAGVFVLDPTLATRRPFQNVDLARVSSLIEMLELRTAVEGDAAALAALRRSPGQEEKIIEALDAFRTSSAEGRPSAETDFAFHLAIAQATNNPRFAEFLQMLGPTLIPRRAVTENGVETALPLADIERLVDEHEAILVAIQNGDETLARSAMRAHLKNSQARYRAMLRVLR
- a CDS encoding helix-turn-helix domain-containing protein yields the protein MDEIEGGILSAIPAAALTLNLTRAAIRMEHSQTWRIDKSNPVDDLVICLEGRGHYLIDGEPRVMERGDAMLISGGQHFIGWNEGRETYIGVAQHFTLDIYGRHNLIEQMQLRPKLHLSRWPFLEPIARHYRQSAPPSSVSLGQHHLFMVLLIAFIEDAFLGWRDHATYQPEGADAIDLAVMKAATMISANPLENDIAVRAVDAAPYNYDYFLREFQKRVGRTPRKYQELKRMERAMHFLEGGLSVAAAAAEVGYADPYYFSRMFKRTLGLSPRDHLNKVHQSRHGDLMQLDEPEQEIRLATARTIEKR
- the kduD gene encoding 2-dehydro-3-deoxy-D-gluconate 5-dehydrogenase KduD, translating into MINSFSLQGRKALVTGSNTGLGQAIAAGLAAAGAEVICAARRSPDETLDLIGRAGGKASGMQLDFKDPMAARDIFVGRDIDILVNNAGIIRRADAVDFTEEDWDAVVDVNLKALFFTTQAFAKELLAKERSGNVVNIASLLSFQGGIRVPSYTAAKHGVAGLTKLLANEWAAKGINVNAVAPGYIETNNTEALRADAARNKAILDRIPANRWGRPEDIAGAVVFLSSPAANYVHGAVLNVDGGWLAR
- a CDS encoding aldehyde dehydrogenase (NADP(+)), which translates into the protein MTYEPHGKHLIAGEWRAAQIKFRSEPAHGDAFDFSVGTVELVNTAAESAEEAFWSYGYSSRETRAAFLDTIADEIEVRGAKITEIGASETGLPAARLEGERGRTTGQLRLFASHIRKGEHLDRRHDEALPNRTPLPRPDIRLMQRPIGPVAVFGASNFPLAFSTMGGDTASALAAGCPVIVKGHSAHPGTSEIVAEAADAAIRRLGLHPGVFSLIQGGRRDVGTALVTHPLVKAVGFTGSLAGGRALFDLCVSRPEPIPFFGELGSVNPMFILPEALKARGAEIAKGWASSLTIGAGQFCTNPGIAIILSDQVDTFAEATRSALSGVGPQVMLNDGMAKAYREGSMRIAAGAGVRAVLTTTCDQRDATPFLFRVSAEDWLSNHLLSEEVFGPLGLIVTVETIEEMIAVAKSFNGQLTATLHLDAGDTQVARSLLAILERKAGRVLANGYPTGVEVCDAMVHGGPYPASTNFGATSVGTLSIRRFLRPVCYQNLPEELQPDDLKSI